From one Neofelis nebulosa isolate mNeoNeb1 chromosome 4, mNeoNeb1.pri, whole genome shotgun sequence genomic stretch:
- the RFX1 gene encoding MHC class II regulatory factor RFX1 isoform X6 gives MATPAYVTELQAAPQPSQPPQAQPQPPPPPAAAPQPPQPPAAAATPQPQYVTELQSPQPQAQPPGSQKQYVTELPATPTPSQPAGAPTPTPASQQYIVVTVSEGAMRASETVSEASPGSTASQTGVPTQVVQQVQGTQQALPTQRLVVQSTAPGGKGGQVSLTVHGTQQVHSPPERSVVQATPQAPKAGPVQQLTVQGLQPVHVAQESSGSQFPARKAEQQEPRPTPPPEPPPRPPTPGPRPSALAPEPPPLPPACRGEVRQLGSPQPPPPHYEPGAEPWVELVGVMPPHLLLPQQKVVFEPLPGLPARASPDQRVRIQRVPQVLVFGTAATALKVQQLQQVPVPHVYSSQVQYVEGGDASYTASAIRSSTYPYPETPLYTQTAGASYYEAAGTAAQVSTPATSQAVASSGSVPMYVSGSQVVTSSASSAGGASGGAGGTGGGGGGGGGGGGGGSGGGGGGSGGGGGGGSGAGTYVIQGGYMLGSASQSYSHTTRASPATVQWLLDNYETAEGVSLPRSTLYCHYLMHCQEQKLEPVNAASFGKLIRSVFMGLRTRRLGTRGNSKYHYYGLRIKASSPLLRLMEDQQHMAMRGQPFSQKQRLKPLQKMEGMTNGVAVGPQQAAGLSDISAQVQQYQQFLDASRSLPDFSELDLQGKVLPEGVGPGDIKAFQVLYREHCEAIVDVMVNLQFTLVETLWKTFWRYNLSQPNEAPPLAVHDEAEKRLPKASLVLLSKFEPVLQWTKHCDNVLYQGLVEILIPDVLRPIPSALTQAIRNFAKSLESWLTHAMVNIPEEMLRVKVAAAGAFAQTLRRYTSLNHLAQAARAVLQNTAQINQMLSDLNRVDFANVQEQASWVCRCEDRVVQRLEQDFKVTLQQQNSLEQWAAWLDGVVSQVLKPYQGSAGFPKAAKLFLLKWSFYSSMVIRDLTLRSAASFGSFHLIRLLYDEYMYYLIEHRVAQAKGETPIAVMGEFANLTTSLNPLDPDKDEEEEEEEESEDELPQDISLAAGGESPALGPDALEPPAKLARTDTRGLFVQALPSS, from the exons ATGGCAACACCAGCATACGTTACTGAGCTCCAGGCAGCCCCACAACCATCCCAGCCACCACaggcccagccccagccaccaCCGCCGCCAGCAGCGGCGCCCCAGCCCCCCCAGCCGCCTGCCGCCGCGGCTACCCCCCAGCCCCAATATGTCACTGAGTTgcagagcccccagccccaggcacagCCACCAGGCAGCCAAAAGCAGTATGTGACGGAGCTCCCGGCCACCCCCACGCCCTCGCAGCCGGCTGGcgcccccaccccgaccccggCGTCCCAGCAGTACATCGTGGTCACCGTCTCTG AAGGCGCCATGCGGGCCAGTGAGACTGTATCAGAAGCCAGCCCGGGCTCCACAGCCAGCCAGACCGGAGTCCCCACTCAGGTGGTTCAGCAGGTGCAGGGCACCCAGCAG GCTCTCCCCACGCAGCGTCTGGTGGTGCAGAGCACGGCCCCAGGCGGCAAGGGTGGCCAGGTTTCCCTGACAGTGCATGGCACCCAGCAGGTGCACTCGCCCCCTGAG AGGTCCGTGGTCCAAGCCACTCCACAGGCGCCCAAAGCCGGCCCCGTGCAGCAACTTACGGTGCAGGGGCTCCAGCCAGTTCACGTGGCTCAAGAG AGCTCAGGCAGTCAGTTTCCCGCTAGGAAGGCAGAGCAGCAGGAGCCCCGGCCCACGCCGCCGCCGGAGCCGCCGCCCCGGCCACCCACGCCCGGGCCCCGGCCGAGCGCGCTGGCCCCGGAGCCGCCGCCGCTCCCGCCCGCGTGCAGGGGCGAGGTCCGGCAGCTAGGCAGCCCCCAGCCGCCGCCGCCCCATTACGAGCCGGGCGCCGAGCCGTGGGTGGAGCTGGTGGGCGTGATGCCCCCGCACCTGCTCCTGCCGCAGCAGAAAGTGGTCTTCGAGCCACTGCCCGGGCTCCCGGCCCGAGCCAGCCCCGACCAGAGGGTCAGGATCCAGAGAGTCCCCCAGGTGCTAGTGTTCGGCACGGCCGCCACGGCCCTCAAA GTGCAGCAGCTCCAGCAGGTGCCCGTCCCACACGTGTACTCCAGCCAAGTGCAGTATGTGGAGGGTGGTGACGCCAGCTACACGGCCAGTGCCAT CCGCTCGAGTACCTACCCCTACCCGGAGACGCCGCTGTACACGCAGACAGCGGGCGCAAGCTACTACGAAGCTGCAGGCACAGCTGCGCAGGTCAGCACGCCCGCTACCTCCCAGGCGGTGGCCAGCAGCGGCTCTGTGCCCATGTACGTGTCCGGGAGCCAGGTCGTCACCAGCTCCGCCAGCAGCGCGGGTGGGGCCAGCGGTGGCGCCGGCGGcaccggcggcggcggcggcggcgggggcgggggcggcggcggcggcagtggcggcggcggcggcggcagtggcggcggcggcggcggcggcagcggagCAGGCACCTATGTGATCCAGGGCGGCTACATGCTGGGCAGCGCCAGCCAGTCCTACTCCCACACCACGCGTGCCTCGCCAGCCACC GTTCAGTGGCTCCTGGACAACTATGAGACGGCCGAGGGTGTGAGCCTGCCACGGAGCACCCTCTACTGCCACTACCTGATGCACTGCCAGGAGCAGAAGCTGGAGCCCGTCAACGCCGCCTCCTTCGGCAAGCTCATCCGCTCCGTGTTCATGGGCCTGCGCACCCGACGGCTGGGCACCAG gGGCAACTCCAAATACCACTACTACGGCCTGCGGATCAAGGCCAGCTCGCCCCTGCTGCGACTGATGGAGGACCAGCAGCACATGGCCATGCGGGGCCAGCCCTTCTCACAGAAGCAGAG GCTCAAGCCCCTCCAGAAGATGGAGGGCATGACGAACGGCGTGGCTGTGGGGCCGCAGCAGGCCGCGGGGCTGTCGGACATCAGCGCGCAGGTGCAGCAGTACCAGCAGTTTCTGG ATGCCTCGAGGAGTCTCCCTGACTTCTCGGAGCTTGACCTCCAGGGCAAAGTGCTCCCCGAGGGTGTCGGGCCTGGGGACATCAAGGCCTTCCAGGTCCTGTACCGGGAACACTGTGAG GCCATTGTCGACGTCATGGTGAACCTGCAGTTCACCCTGGTGGAGACGCTGTGGAAAACCTTCTGGAGGTACAACCTCAGCCAGCCCAACGAGGCGCCTCCGCTGGCCGT GCACGACGAGGCTGAGAAGCGGCTGCCCAAGGCCAGCCTGGTGCTCCTCTCCAAGTTTGAGCCAGTGCTGCAGTGGACCAAGCACTGTGACAACGTGCTGTACCAGGGCCTGGTGGAGATCCTCATCCCTGACGTGCTGCGGCCCATCCCCA GTGCCTTGACCCAAGCGATCCGGAACTTTGCCAAGAGCCTGGAGAGCTGGCTCACCCACGCCATGGTGAACATCCCAGAGGAGATGCTGCGTGTGAAG gTGGCGGCGGCCGGTGCCTTCGCGCAGACGCTGCGACGCTACACGTCGCTCAACCACTTGGCGCAGGCGGCGCGGGCAGTGCTGCAGAACACCGCGCAGATCAACCAGATGCTGAGCGACCTCAACCGCGTGGACTTCGCCAACGTGCAG GAGCAGGCCTCGTGGGTATGCCGCTGCGAGGACCGCGTGGTGCAGCGTCTGGAGCAGGACTTCAAGGTGACCCTGCAGCAGCAGAACTCACTGGAGCAGTGGGCGGCCTGGCTGGACGGCGTCGTGAGCCAGGTGCTTAAGCCCTACCAGGGCAGCGCCGGCTTCCCCAAGGCCGCCAAGCTCTTCCTCCTTAAGTGGTCCTTCTACAG CTCCATGGTGATCCGGGACCTGACCCTGCGCAGCGCTGCCAGCTTTGGGTCTTTCCACCTCATCCGGCTGCTCTACGACGAGTACATGTACTACCTGATCGAGCACCGCGTGGCCCAGGCCAAGGGCGAGACCCCCATCGCCGTCATGGGCGAG TTCGCCAACCTGACCACCTCGCTGAACCCCCTTGACCCGGACAAAG acgaggaggaggaagaggaggaggagagcgaGGACGAGCTGCCACAGGATATCTCACTGGCGGCCGGCGGAGAGTCACCCGCGCTGGGCCCGGACGCCCTGGAGCCGCCGGCCAAGTTGGCAAGGACAGACACACGGGGCCTCTTCGTGCAGGCGCTGCCCTCCAGCTAA
- the RFX1 gene encoding MHC class II regulatory factor RFX1 isoform X8, whose product MATPAYVTELQAAPQPSQPPQAQPQPPPPPAAAPQPPQPPAAAATPQPQYVTELQSPQPQAQPPGSQKQYVTELPATPTPSQPAGAPTPTPASQQYIVVTVSEGAMRASETVSEASPGSTASQTGVPTQVVQQVQGTQQRLLVQTSVQAKPGHVSPLQLTNISVPQQALPTQRLVVQSTAPGGKGGQVSLTVHGTQQVHSPPERSPGQANSSSSKTAGAPAGAVPQQLQVCGVQQSVPVTQERSVVQATPQAPKAGPVQQLTVQGLQPVHVAQEVQQLQQVPVPHVYSSQVQYVEGGDASYTASAIRSSTYPYPETPLYTQTAGASYYEAAGTAAQVSTPATSQAVASSGSVPMYVSGSQVVTSSASSAGGASGGAGGTGGGGGGGGGGGGGGSGGGGGGSGGGGGGGSGAGTYVIQGGYMLGSASQSYSHTTRASPATVQWLLDNYETAEGVSLPRSTLYCHYLMHCQEQKLEPVNAASFGKLIRSVFMGLRTRRLGTRGNSKYHYYGLRIKASSPLLRLMEDQQHMAMRGQPFSQKQRLKPLQKMEGMTNGVAVGPQQAAGLSDISAQVQQYQQFLDASRSLPDFSELDLQGKVLPEGVGPGDIKAFQVLYREHCEAIVDVMVNLQFTLVETLWKTFWRYNLSQPNEAPPLAVHDEAEKRLPKASLVLLSKFEPVLQWTKHCDNVLYQGLVEILIPDVLRPIPSALTQAIRNFAKSLESWLTHAMVNIPEEMLRVKVAAAGAFAQTLRRYTSLNHLAQAARAVLQNTAQINQMLSDLNRVDFANVQEQASWVCRCEDRVVQRLEQDFKVTLQQQNSLEQWAAWLDGVVSQVLKPYQGSAGFPKAAKLFLLKWSFYSSMVIRDLTLRSAASFGSFHLIRLLYDEYMYYLIEHRVAQAKGETPIAVMGEFANLTTSLNPLDPDKDEEEEEEEESEDELPQDISLAAGGESPALGPDALEPPAKLARTDTRGLFVQALPSS is encoded by the exons ATGGCAACACCAGCATACGTTACTGAGCTCCAGGCAGCCCCACAACCATCCCAGCCACCACaggcccagccccagccaccaCCGCCGCCAGCAGCGGCGCCCCAGCCCCCCCAGCCGCCTGCCGCCGCGGCTACCCCCCAGCCCCAATATGTCACTGAGTTgcagagcccccagccccaggcacagCCACCAGGCAGCCAAAAGCAGTATGTGACGGAGCTCCCGGCCACCCCCACGCCCTCGCAGCCGGCTGGcgcccccaccccgaccccggCGTCCCAGCAGTACATCGTGGTCACCGTCTCTG AAGGCGCCATGCGGGCCAGTGAGACTGTATCAGAAGCCAGCCCGGGCTCCACAGCCAGCCAGACCGGAGTCCCCACTCAGGTGGTTCAGCAGGTGCAGGGCACCCAGCAG CGTCTCCTGGTCCAGACAAGCGTGCAGGCCAAGCCGGGCCACGTGTCTCCCCTCCAGCTCACCAACATCTCAGTGCCCCAGCAG GCTCTCCCCACGCAGCGTCTGGTGGTGCAGAGCACGGCCCCAGGCGGCAAGGGTGGCCAGGTTTCCCTGACAGTGCATGGCACCCAGCAGGTGCACTCGCCCCCTGAG CGGTCGCCGGGGCAGGCAAACAGCTCCTCCAGCAAGACGGCTGGGGCCCCCGCGGGTGCCGTGCCGCAGCAGCTGCAGGTCTGTGGTGTTCAGCAGAGTGTCCCCGTCACCCAAGAG AGGTCCGTGGTCCAAGCCACTCCACAGGCGCCCAAAGCCGGCCCCGTGCAGCAACTTACGGTGCAGGGGCTCCAGCCAGTTCACGTGGCTCAAGAG GTGCAGCAGCTCCAGCAGGTGCCCGTCCCACACGTGTACTCCAGCCAAGTGCAGTATGTGGAGGGTGGTGACGCCAGCTACACGGCCAGTGCCAT CCGCTCGAGTACCTACCCCTACCCGGAGACGCCGCTGTACACGCAGACAGCGGGCGCAAGCTACTACGAAGCTGCAGGCACAGCTGCGCAGGTCAGCACGCCCGCTACCTCCCAGGCGGTGGCCAGCAGCGGCTCTGTGCCCATGTACGTGTCCGGGAGCCAGGTCGTCACCAGCTCCGCCAGCAGCGCGGGTGGGGCCAGCGGTGGCGCCGGCGGcaccggcggcggcggcggcggcgggggcgggggcggcggcggcggcagtggcggcggcggcggcggcagtggcggcggcggcggcggcggcagcggagCAGGCACCTATGTGATCCAGGGCGGCTACATGCTGGGCAGCGCCAGCCAGTCCTACTCCCACACCACGCGTGCCTCGCCAGCCACC GTTCAGTGGCTCCTGGACAACTATGAGACGGCCGAGGGTGTGAGCCTGCCACGGAGCACCCTCTACTGCCACTACCTGATGCACTGCCAGGAGCAGAAGCTGGAGCCCGTCAACGCCGCCTCCTTCGGCAAGCTCATCCGCTCCGTGTTCATGGGCCTGCGCACCCGACGGCTGGGCACCAG gGGCAACTCCAAATACCACTACTACGGCCTGCGGATCAAGGCCAGCTCGCCCCTGCTGCGACTGATGGAGGACCAGCAGCACATGGCCATGCGGGGCCAGCCCTTCTCACAGAAGCAGAG GCTCAAGCCCCTCCAGAAGATGGAGGGCATGACGAACGGCGTGGCTGTGGGGCCGCAGCAGGCCGCGGGGCTGTCGGACATCAGCGCGCAGGTGCAGCAGTACCAGCAGTTTCTGG ATGCCTCGAGGAGTCTCCCTGACTTCTCGGAGCTTGACCTCCAGGGCAAAGTGCTCCCCGAGGGTGTCGGGCCTGGGGACATCAAGGCCTTCCAGGTCCTGTACCGGGAACACTGTGAG GCCATTGTCGACGTCATGGTGAACCTGCAGTTCACCCTGGTGGAGACGCTGTGGAAAACCTTCTGGAGGTACAACCTCAGCCAGCCCAACGAGGCGCCTCCGCTGGCCGT GCACGACGAGGCTGAGAAGCGGCTGCCCAAGGCCAGCCTGGTGCTCCTCTCCAAGTTTGAGCCAGTGCTGCAGTGGACCAAGCACTGTGACAACGTGCTGTACCAGGGCCTGGTGGAGATCCTCATCCCTGACGTGCTGCGGCCCATCCCCA GTGCCTTGACCCAAGCGATCCGGAACTTTGCCAAGAGCCTGGAGAGCTGGCTCACCCACGCCATGGTGAACATCCCAGAGGAGATGCTGCGTGTGAAG gTGGCGGCGGCCGGTGCCTTCGCGCAGACGCTGCGACGCTACACGTCGCTCAACCACTTGGCGCAGGCGGCGCGGGCAGTGCTGCAGAACACCGCGCAGATCAACCAGATGCTGAGCGACCTCAACCGCGTGGACTTCGCCAACGTGCAG GAGCAGGCCTCGTGGGTATGCCGCTGCGAGGACCGCGTGGTGCAGCGTCTGGAGCAGGACTTCAAGGTGACCCTGCAGCAGCAGAACTCACTGGAGCAGTGGGCGGCCTGGCTGGACGGCGTCGTGAGCCAGGTGCTTAAGCCCTACCAGGGCAGCGCCGGCTTCCCCAAGGCCGCCAAGCTCTTCCTCCTTAAGTGGTCCTTCTACAG CTCCATGGTGATCCGGGACCTGACCCTGCGCAGCGCTGCCAGCTTTGGGTCTTTCCACCTCATCCGGCTGCTCTACGACGAGTACATGTACTACCTGATCGAGCACCGCGTGGCCCAGGCCAAGGGCGAGACCCCCATCGCCGTCATGGGCGAG TTCGCCAACCTGACCACCTCGCTGAACCCCCTTGACCCGGACAAAG acgaggaggaggaagaggaggaggagagcgaGGACGAGCTGCCACAGGATATCTCACTGGCGGCCGGCGGAGAGTCACCCGCGCTGGGCCCGGACGCCCTGGAGCCGCCGGCCAAGTTGGCAAGGACAGACACACGGGGCCTCTTCGTGCAGGCGCTGCCCTCCAGCTAA
- the RFX1 gene encoding MHC class II regulatory factor RFX1 isoform X1 codes for MATPAYVTELQAAPQPSQPPQAQPQPPPPPAAAPQPPQPPAAAATPQPQYVTELQSPQPQAQPPGSQKQYVTELPATPTPSQPAGAPTPTPASQQYIVVTVSEGAMRASETVSEASPGSTASQTGVPTQVVQQVQGTQQRLLVQTSVQAKPGHVSPLQLTNISVPQQALPTQRLVVQSTAPGGKGGQVSLTVHGTQQVHSPPERSPGQANSSSSKTAGAPAGAVPQQLQRSVVQATPQAPKAGPVQQLTVQGLQPVHVAQESSGSQFPARKAEQQEPRPTPPPEPPPRPPTPGPRPSALAPEPPPLPPACRGEVRQLGSPQPPPPHYEPGAEPWVELVGVMPPHLLLPQQKVVFEPLPGLPARASPDQRVRIQRVPQVLVFGTAATALKVQQLQQVPVPHVYSSQVQYVEGGDASYTASAIRSSTYPYPETPLYTQTAGASYYEAAGTAAQVSTPATSQAVASSGSVPMYVSGSQVVTSSASSAGGASGGAGGTGGGGGGGGGGGGGGSGGGGGGSGGGGGGGSGAGTYVIQGGYMLGSASQSYSHTTRASPATVQWLLDNYETAEGVSLPRSTLYCHYLMHCQEQKLEPVNAASFGKLIRSVFMGLRTRRLGTRGNSKYHYYGLRIKASSPLLRLMEDQQHMAMRGQPFSQKQRLKPLQKMEGMTNGVAVGPQQAAGLSDISAQVQQYQQFLDASRSLPDFSELDLQGKVLPEGVGPGDIKAFQVLYREHCEAIVDVMVNLQFTLVETLWKTFWRYNLSQPNEAPPLAVHDEAEKRLPKASLVLLSKFEPVLQWTKHCDNVLYQGLVEILIPDVLRPIPSALTQAIRNFAKSLESWLTHAMVNIPEEMLRVKVAAAGAFAQTLRRYTSLNHLAQAARAVLQNTAQINQMLSDLNRVDFANVQEQASWVCRCEDRVVQRLEQDFKVTLQQQNSLEQWAAWLDGVVSQVLKPYQGSAGFPKAAKLFLLKWSFYSSMVIRDLTLRSAASFGSFHLIRLLYDEYMYYLIEHRVAQAKGETPIAVMGEFANLTTSLNPLDPDKDEEEEEEEESEDELPQDISLAAGGESPALGPDALEPPAKLARTDTRGLFVQALPSS; via the exons ATGGCAACACCAGCATACGTTACTGAGCTCCAGGCAGCCCCACAACCATCCCAGCCACCACaggcccagccccagccaccaCCGCCGCCAGCAGCGGCGCCCCAGCCCCCCCAGCCGCCTGCCGCCGCGGCTACCCCCCAGCCCCAATATGTCACTGAGTTgcagagcccccagccccaggcacagCCACCAGGCAGCCAAAAGCAGTATGTGACGGAGCTCCCGGCCACCCCCACGCCCTCGCAGCCGGCTGGcgcccccaccccgaccccggCGTCCCAGCAGTACATCGTGGTCACCGTCTCTG AAGGCGCCATGCGGGCCAGTGAGACTGTATCAGAAGCCAGCCCGGGCTCCACAGCCAGCCAGACCGGAGTCCCCACTCAGGTGGTTCAGCAGGTGCAGGGCACCCAGCAG CGTCTCCTGGTCCAGACAAGCGTGCAGGCCAAGCCGGGCCACGTGTCTCCCCTCCAGCTCACCAACATCTCAGTGCCCCAGCAG GCTCTCCCCACGCAGCGTCTGGTGGTGCAGAGCACGGCCCCAGGCGGCAAGGGTGGCCAGGTTTCCCTGACAGTGCATGGCACCCAGCAGGTGCACTCGCCCCCTGAG CGGTCGCCGGGGCAGGCAAACAGCTCCTCCAGCAAGACGGCTGGGGCCCCCGCGGGTGCCGTGCCGCAGCAGCTGCAG AGGTCCGTGGTCCAAGCCACTCCACAGGCGCCCAAAGCCGGCCCCGTGCAGCAACTTACGGTGCAGGGGCTCCAGCCAGTTCACGTGGCTCAAGAG AGCTCAGGCAGTCAGTTTCCCGCTAGGAAGGCAGAGCAGCAGGAGCCCCGGCCCACGCCGCCGCCGGAGCCGCCGCCCCGGCCACCCACGCCCGGGCCCCGGCCGAGCGCGCTGGCCCCGGAGCCGCCGCCGCTCCCGCCCGCGTGCAGGGGCGAGGTCCGGCAGCTAGGCAGCCCCCAGCCGCCGCCGCCCCATTACGAGCCGGGCGCCGAGCCGTGGGTGGAGCTGGTGGGCGTGATGCCCCCGCACCTGCTCCTGCCGCAGCAGAAAGTGGTCTTCGAGCCACTGCCCGGGCTCCCGGCCCGAGCCAGCCCCGACCAGAGGGTCAGGATCCAGAGAGTCCCCCAGGTGCTAGTGTTCGGCACGGCCGCCACGGCCCTCAAA GTGCAGCAGCTCCAGCAGGTGCCCGTCCCACACGTGTACTCCAGCCAAGTGCAGTATGTGGAGGGTGGTGACGCCAGCTACACGGCCAGTGCCAT CCGCTCGAGTACCTACCCCTACCCGGAGACGCCGCTGTACACGCAGACAGCGGGCGCAAGCTACTACGAAGCTGCAGGCACAGCTGCGCAGGTCAGCACGCCCGCTACCTCCCAGGCGGTGGCCAGCAGCGGCTCTGTGCCCATGTACGTGTCCGGGAGCCAGGTCGTCACCAGCTCCGCCAGCAGCGCGGGTGGGGCCAGCGGTGGCGCCGGCGGcaccggcggcggcggcggcggcgggggcgggggcggcggcggcggcagtggcggcggcggcggcggcagtggcggcggcggcggcggcggcagcggagCAGGCACCTATGTGATCCAGGGCGGCTACATGCTGGGCAGCGCCAGCCAGTCCTACTCCCACACCACGCGTGCCTCGCCAGCCACC GTTCAGTGGCTCCTGGACAACTATGAGACGGCCGAGGGTGTGAGCCTGCCACGGAGCACCCTCTACTGCCACTACCTGATGCACTGCCAGGAGCAGAAGCTGGAGCCCGTCAACGCCGCCTCCTTCGGCAAGCTCATCCGCTCCGTGTTCATGGGCCTGCGCACCCGACGGCTGGGCACCAG gGGCAACTCCAAATACCACTACTACGGCCTGCGGATCAAGGCCAGCTCGCCCCTGCTGCGACTGATGGAGGACCAGCAGCACATGGCCATGCGGGGCCAGCCCTTCTCACAGAAGCAGAG GCTCAAGCCCCTCCAGAAGATGGAGGGCATGACGAACGGCGTGGCTGTGGGGCCGCAGCAGGCCGCGGGGCTGTCGGACATCAGCGCGCAGGTGCAGCAGTACCAGCAGTTTCTGG ATGCCTCGAGGAGTCTCCCTGACTTCTCGGAGCTTGACCTCCAGGGCAAAGTGCTCCCCGAGGGTGTCGGGCCTGGGGACATCAAGGCCTTCCAGGTCCTGTACCGGGAACACTGTGAG GCCATTGTCGACGTCATGGTGAACCTGCAGTTCACCCTGGTGGAGACGCTGTGGAAAACCTTCTGGAGGTACAACCTCAGCCAGCCCAACGAGGCGCCTCCGCTGGCCGT GCACGACGAGGCTGAGAAGCGGCTGCCCAAGGCCAGCCTGGTGCTCCTCTCCAAGTTTGAGCCAGTGCTGCAGTGGACCAAGCACTGTGACAACGTGCTGTACCAGGGCCTGGTGGAGATCCTCATCCCTGACGTGCTGCGGCCCATCCCCA GTGCCTTGACCCAAGCGATCCGGAACTTTGCCAAGAGCCTGGAGAGCTGGCTCACCCACGCCATGGTGAACATCCCAGAGGAGATGCTGCGTGTGAAG gTGGCGGCGGCCGGTGCCTTCGCGCAGACGCTGCGACGCTACACGTCGCTCAACCACTTGGCGCAGGCGGCGCGGGCAGTGCTGCAGAACACCGCGCAGATCAACCAGATGCTGAGCGACCTCAACCGCGTGGACTTCGCCAACGTGCAG GAGCAGGCCTCGTGGGTATGCCGCTGCGAGGACCGCGTGGTGCAGCGTCTGGAGCAGGACTTCAAGGTGACCCTGCAGCAGCAGAACTCACTGGAGCAGTGGGCGGCCTGGCTGGACGGCGTCGTGAGCCAGGTGCTTAAGCCCTACCAGGGCAGCGCCGGCTTCCCCAAGGCCGCCAAGCTCTTCCTCCTTAAGTGGTCCTTCTACAG CTCCATGGTGATCCGGGACCTGACCCTGCGCAGCGCTGCCAGCTTTGGGTCTTTCCACCTCATCCGGCTGCTCTACGACGAGTACATGTACTACCTGATCGAGCACCGCGTGGCCCAGGCCAAGGGCGAGACCCCCATCGCCGTCATGGGCGAG TTCGCCAACCTGACCACCTCGCTGAACCCCCTTGACCCGGACAAAG acgaggaggaggaagaggaggaggagagcgaGGACGAGCTGCCACAGGATATCTCACTGGCGGCCGGCGGAGAGTCACCCGCGCTGGGCCCGGACGCCCTGGAGCCGCCGGCCAAGTTGGCAAGGACAGACACACGGGGCCTCTTCGTGCAGGCGCTGCCCTCCAGCTAA